The nucleotide sequence TCATTTTTTATAGTTTTTTATTTACTCTTTTATTAGTTTTTTATTCATTTTTTATAGTTTTTTATTTACTCTTTTATTAGTTTTTTATTCATTTTTTATAGTTTTTTATTTACTCTTTTATTAGTTTTTTATTCATTTTTTTATTAGTTTTAATTAATTTTTTTCATTATTTCCTATATCTATCAATATTCTTATTGGAAAATATTTTATAAAATTTTAAATATATAGAAAAATAATCATTAATATATTAATATAATATTTTATAAAATAGTTTAAAAAAAATAGTTAAAAAATAATTGTTATTATATTTATTATTATTTTTATTATAAACTAATGAAATTTAATAAGTCATAAATTTAATAAGTTATAATATTCAATTTAATTTTATATGAGGTAAAATTATGCTTAGTGTTAACTTAGAAGCTAAAAAAACTGTAGATGTAATGATTGAAAAAGCAGATGAACTTAATATAGCTGTTTCCAAATTAAATAATGGTGCAACTATTATTGATTGTGGTGTAGATGTAGCTGGAAGCTTAAAAGCTGGTGAAATGTACACTAAAGTTTGTCTTGGAGGTTTGGCTGAAGTAGGAATTTCAATTCCTGGAGATTTATCTGAAAAATTCGCACTTCCTTCTGTAAAAATTAAAACAGACTTCCCGGCTATTTCCACTCTCGGTGCGCAAAAAGCAGGATGGTCTGTAAGTGTTGGTGATTTCTTTGCATTAGGTTCTGGCCCAGCTAGAGCTTTAGCTAAAAAACCAGCTGAAACTTATGAAGAAATCAACTATGAAGATGATGCAGATATAGCTATTCTTACTCTTGAATCTGACAACTTACCTGGTGACGATGTTGCAGAAGCTATAGCTAAAGATTGTGGGGTAGATGTTAAAAATGTAACTTTACTTGTTGCTCCTACATCTTCACTTGTTGGATCTATTCAAATCGCTGGAAGAGTTGTAGAAAATGGAACCTACAAAATGCTAGAAGCTCTTCATTTTGATGTAAATAAAGTCAAATATGCAGCAGGTATTGCTCCAATAGCTCCAATCGACCCAGATGGATTAAAAGCTATGGGTAAAACTAATGATGCAGTACTTTTCGGTGGAAGAACTTATTATTACATCGAATCTGAAGAAGGCGACGATATCAAAGCATTAGCTGAAAAATTACCTTCATCAGCTGCTGATGGTTATGGAAAGCCTTTCTTTGATGTTTTCAAAGAAGCTGAATTTGATTTTTATAAAATAGATAAAGGAATGTTTGCTCCTGCTGAAGTTGTTATTAATGATTTAAGAACTGGTGAGCTCTTTAAAGCAGGCTATGTAAACGTAGATCTTTTAAAGAAATCTTTTGGTTTATAGATTAATTTTTATTAATTTATAACTTTTTTATTCAATATTTTCATTTTTATTTTTCATTCTTTATTTTTATTTTTATCCTTTTTCATTTTTTTAAAACGATATTTATTTTCATTGAACAACTATTTTTATTATTTACAAAAATATTATCCTCCTTATAAATTAATATAATCCAAAAGAATCCAAAATGAATCTAAAATGAGTTAAATATTAATATTTAATTAGACATATATAATATTAATTAATAACTTTTAAGGGGGTTATACAATTTTTCATTGTGGTACTCAAACAATTGAAACTGATAGGTTAATTCTTAGAAAATTTCAATATGAAGATAATAAGGATATGTTAGATTATTGGGTTAGTGATCCTAATGTTCAATTTTTATATTTTGAACCTATATATACTACTTATGAAGAAGTTAAAAAGCTTTTAGATGAATATATTTCTTCATATGATGATAATGATTATTATAGGTGGGCTATTATAGAAAAAGATTCAAATTTATGTATAGGTCAGATAGCTTTTTTCTTGATAGATACTGATAATCATTTTGCTGAAATTGAATATTGTGTTGGTACTAAATTTCAAAAAAGAGGTTATATAACAGAAGCTACTAAATCAATATTAGATTTTGGTTTTAATAAAGTCGATTTACATAAAATTCAGATATGTCATGCAGAAAATAATTTATATTCTAAATCTATTATTAAAAAATGTAATTTGACATATGAAGGAACTTTAAGAGATTATTTTTTTGTTGATGGAGAATATTTAGATAGATTATTTTATTCTATACTAAAAAAAGAGTATATATCATTTAGAAAAAATAAGTGATAATGTGGTTATTTTTAAAGACAAAATATATTTAGATACTTCTAAAAGAACTGATATTTTAGATATTACTTTAGAAGTAGAAAAAGCTATTAATGAAAGTAAAATAGTTAATGGGATTGTTAATATATATTCAAAGCATTCTACTTCAGCTATTGTAGTTAATGAAAATGAATCAGGATTATTAGATGATTTTGAAATTATTTTAAAAGATATTGTTTCTGAAGATAATAGCTATAAACATGATATTATTGACAATAATGCTGATTCTCATTTAAGGGCTTTGTTTTTAGGTCCAAGTGAAACAATTCCTTTTTCAGATAAAAAATTAGCTTTCGGAACTTGGCAATCACTATTTTTTATAGAATTAGATGGTCCAAGAAAAAGAACTGTTGAAGTTACTGTTATTGGGGAATAATTTTTATTAATTTTGATAATATTCTTAT is from Methanobrevibacter sp. TMH8 and encodes:
- a CDS encoding GNAT family protein; this encodes MLRKFQYEDNKDMLDYWVSDPNVQFLYFEPIYTTYEEVKKLLDEYISSYDDNDYYRWAIIEKDSNLCIGQIAFFLIDTDNHFAEIEYCVGTKFQKRGYITEATKSILDFGFNKVDLHKIQICHAENNLYSKSIIKKCNLTYEGTLRDYFFVDGEYLDRLFYSILKKEYISFRKNK
- a CDS encoding secondary thiamine-phosphate synthase enzyme YjbQ, coding for MVIFKDKIYLDTSKRTDILDITLEVEKAINESKIVNGIVNIYSKHSTSAIVVNENESGLLDDFEIILKDIVSEDNSYKHDIIDNNADSHLRALFLGPSETIPFSDKKLAFGTWQSLFFIELDGPRKRTVEVTVIGE
- the mch gene encoding methenyltetrahydromethanopterin cyclohydrolase, with translation MLSVNLEAKKTVDVMIEKADELNIAVSKLNNGATIIDCGVDVAGSLKAGEMYTKVCLGGLAEVGISIPGDLSEKFALPSVKIKTDFPAISTLGAQKAGWSVSVGDFFALGSGPARALAKKPAETYEEINYEDDADIAILTLESDNLPGDDVAEAIAKDCGVDVKNVTLLVAPTSSLVGSIQIAGRVVENGTYKMLEALHFDVNKVKYAAGIAPIAPIDPDGLKAMGKTNDAVLFGGRTYYYIESEEGDDIKALAEKLPSSAADGYGKPFFDVFKEAEFDFYKIDKGMFAPAEVVINDLRTGELFKAGYVNVDLLKKSFGL